TAATTTTCTACCTGGAGTGTTATCAGCTTGATAACTTACTAAGAACAACGCATTTTTTGGGTTTTCTGATAATTTCTTAAAATAATATACTGCTGGTCCACCTTTTAGCATTCCTGCACTTGCAACTATAACACCATTGCTTTTCCAGGCTCTATTTCTATCCTTCCATCCATCAACGTAATGAAATTCGTTGTAAGCTTTCTTTAATGCGTCATAATTGTTAATATACTGTTTATTATTTATCATGATTTCCATTATTTTTTTAACCATTCCATCATAATAAACCGGGTATTCGATATTTCTTTCTGCTAATAATGATAATATTTCTTGACTTCTTGATAAACTAAAAGCTGGTACTAAAACAGTTCCACCTTCTTCCAAAACTTCTATTACTGATTTGTAGAATTCGTCTTCTACACTTTGCCTTTTTGGGTGATTGAATTTTCCGTAAGTAGCTTCGGTAATTATAACTCTAGCGTCTTTCATTATTTCTATTTCTGCTGGTTTCATCAGTTTAGTATTTGCTATGTTAATGTCTCCAGTATAAGCTATGTCACCTTTATCAGATTTAACTACAGTTATAGCGCTACCTGGAATATGTCCTGCACTTGAAGTCACTATTTTGAATGATGCTAAGTCAAATTCTTGACCATAATTTATTGTGTTAAAGTTGTCCATTGTTTTCTTTACTTCAACCCACTCATATGGTACTCGAGCTCCTGAAAGTTTTAGAAAATCTTTTAGAATCAGTTCTCCAATTTCTTTAGTTATTCCAGTTCCAAACAAAGGTTTTGTGGTGGATATTTGATAAATAGGCAAAGCTCCAACGTGATCAAGGTGAGCGTGAGAAACTACGAATCCTTTAACTGCTGAAGGCAATTCCTGCAAAGGAAAATTCGGCGTGTCATCTAAATTAAAATTGACTCCATAATCTAGGATTACGCTTCCATCAGGACCGGCAACTTCAATGGCTGATCTGCCTACTTCTTGTCCGCCACCTAATATTTTGAGATGATAACTCATTTGTTAAAAATTGGACACCGCAAATATTAAGTTTATGTATATTCAATATTTTATTGATGGCAAAGATTAGTCAAAAGGATTTGAAAAATTTGCAAAGAATGGGGATAAAAGCAGAAAATATAGATGCAATAAGAGTTACTATAGAAACTAAAGATGAGTTAATAATAATAGAATCTCCTATAGTAATGAAGACTAGCGTTATGGGTCAAGAGGCAATCCTAGTTTCTGGAGGTCAAACAAGAACAGAAAAGAAAGCTGAAGAAAGCAATAAGGTAGAGATAAAAGAAGAAGATGTAAAGTTCGTGATGGAGCAGACTGGTAAAAGTGAAAGTGAAGTTAGAGAAGCATTAGCTAAGACAAATGGTGATATTGCATCTGCAATTATGCTTTTAACTGGCCAAGGGTCTTGAGCGATTTCAAAAGTTCGTCTTCATCTTTCTTTATAGATACTATTATGTTTATGCCTTCTTTATCAGCTAGGTCTATTGCTAATGGATCCATTCTAAGTGGTTTATGAAAGACAACTATTTTTGGTTTTACTGGAGATATTTTTAACGCTATCATAGGTGATCTACCAGAACTAACTTTAGTAAATATTATTACTTTATTAAATATTAAAGATAGAAATTGATAAAATTCCATTCCACTTAGTGAAGTAATAGCTTCAAGACTATTTACTACTACAAAGCCGTAAATTTTTGACAAATTTATTGTTGTATTTAATGGTATTCCATCAATGGCTATTATTAAATCGTCATAGGTTATTGGAGTTTCAAAATCTCTCATATCTAATATAAAAGGGAAATTTAGAGTGAATGCTTTGCTTAATTCAGTTATTATTTTAAATCCTCTTTTTTCATCGATTTCTATTAATCCTTCTACAAATTTTTTTATAAATCCACTGCCTGGTTGCCTTCTATTATTTTCGTAGTTAGCTATTACTGTTTGTGAAATACCTAGATGAGTAGCTAGTTCTTTTTGTGATATTCCAAACATTTCTCTCCATTTTTTCATTGATAAACCTATATTACTGCTCCATACGATATCTCCTACAATTCTTTTTCCTATAAGCTCTATAACGTAACTGTTACTCATTAAAAATATTAAAGAATAGAGACAATATAAATTAAAAGTGGGCCCGTAGTCTAGCCAGGATGAAGACGCGACGTTCGGGTCGTCGTGATCCCGGGTTCAAATCCCGGCGGGCCCATTAAAAAATTTTAAAAAGGGAAAAGGTAATATAGAAGGAAGTAGATGGGCCGGTGGCTCAGCTGGAAGAGCGTCCGCCTTGCAAGCGGAAGGTCCCGGGTTCAAATCCCGGCCGGTCCATTACCTGAATTCTGCTGATTATATTCTGATAGAAATATTGTGTAAGTCAAGAGGCAAATGGTATTAAAATATTGGATTTAAGATATCCGATAAAATCTTTAAAAAAAGTTGTATAATTAACATAATATGAAAGTAGTCTGCATGCGTTGTGGAAAAGAAAGGGAAGGTTATGAGTTAAGATGTAAAAGATGTGGAGGTCCATTTAAGGTAGATATCGAGGACTTATCTTTTAGCAAGAATTTAAGAGAAAATTTTCCTTATGTAAAGAATTGGATCTCTTTAGGCGAATGGAACACACCTATGATAAAGGGCAATAACTTATTTTTTAAATTGGATTTTCTAAATCCTACTGGCAGTTATAAGGATAGAGGTAGTACAACTTTAATTTCGTATTTAGCTCAAAATGGAATTAAGAAGATTTCTGAGGATTCTTCCGGTAATGCCGGCGCATCTATCGCTGCTTATGGTGCTGTAGCTGGAATGGATGTTTCTGTTTTTGTTCCTTCTAGTTCTAGAGGTACTAAGTTAAAGCAAATTGAAAGTTACGGTGCTAAGGTAGTTAAAGTCAATGGCAGTAGAGAAGATGTTGCCAGTGCGGCTGAAAATTCTGGTTATTATTATGCATCTCATGTTCTTCAGCCTTATTTTAGGGATGGTATAAGATCTTTAGCTTATGAAATAGGTATTTCTATGAATTTTGAATCTGATTTTTCTGTATATTTGCCTACTTCTGCAGGTACTTTACTTCTTGGGGTTTATGAGGGATTTATGCATTTAGTTTCTCAAGGTTTAATGAAGGATATGCCTAGACTAGTATCAGTTCAAACTGAGCAAGTTATGCCTTTATGTGCTAAAGTTAATCACTTAGAATATAAACCTCCAGAAAGAGTCACTTCTATTGCTGATGCTTTAGTTTCTACTAGTCCCTTTTTGTTGAATGAAATGGAAAGCGTTATAAGAAAATATGGAGATTGTATAGTTGTTAATGATAACGAAATTATTGATGCTTGGAAAGATTTAGCTAGAAAAGGTCTTCTAGTAGAATATAGTTCTGCTACTACTTTAGCAGGATATTATAAAGATAAGGCTGAGAAGTCTATATTAATCCTGACTGGTAGTGGGCTTAAATCTATACAATAGAGTATAAGCAAATAATATTTTGCTTATGCGACATTATATCTGATTAATATTTGAAAAGAAATTTGCTTAAAACTTTTTATTTACTTAAGCCTATTTGATAATGAAGAATATCTAAAACGTAAATTTTTTTGCCTATATTTCTAAAAAGTTTATATGCAGATTATGAGAATTGCTTTTATTCAGTTTATACTTTTATGTTTTCGGTAGAGAATGGAAAGAAAAACTTTACTAAAAATATTGTCCATTTCAATATTTGTTATACCAATTTTATTTACTATACATTCGTTTTCTCAGTCAGTAAGTCAATCAATTGCTTCTTTAAATCAATCGATAGCAGCATTAAATAATAGAACTGCAGATTACCCTGCAGCTTCTGTTCCGTCCTGGTTAAGCCTTGGGAGCAATTCTTGGATGTTAACTGCAGCTACTTTTGTTGGTTTACAAAGTGTTCCAGGTGTAGCACTATATTATGCTGGTTTATCTAAGAAAAAATATGCAGTAAATAGTGCATTAATGGTATTCTATGCCTTTGCAGCTGTTTTAATAGTTTGGATGATTGCTGGATATAATTTCGGTTTTGGTAAACCAACTTTGGAGATAAATGGATATGGAATTTTAGGTACTCCTTTACCAGCATGGCCAGGCACTTATGAGGCATCGCAAACTATATATGGTCCATCTAATAGCCCTATTGATATTCCTACATCCACATACATCTTTTTCCAGTTTGTATTTGCAGCTATAACTCCAGTGCTATTAGCAGGTGGAGTTTTAGAGAGGATGAATTTCAAAGCTTGGATGGTTTTCGTTCCTTTCTGGTCTTTACTAGTATATAGTCCAGTAGCGTACTGGCTATTTGCAGGTGGTTGGTTAAATCAATTAGGTGCTGTAGACTTTAGCGGAGGTTATGTAATACATGTAGATGCTGGAGTAGGTGCACTAGCAGCTGCTTTAGCTGTTGGACCTAGGCTAGCATCTGATAGGAAATTAGAGGCTCATAGTCTACCATTAATTTTAGCTGGTGCAGGTCTAATATGGCTAGGCTGGGATGGATTCAATGGAGGTGACCCAGGTGGAGCAACTATAGATGCAGGTATTGCAGTATTAAATACTAACATAGCTACTGCTGCAAGCGCAATAACATGGATGTTAATGGATATGGCATTTTTTAAGAAACCCACTTTAGTTGGTGCTACTTCTGGAGCTATAACTGGTTTAGTAGCTATAACTCCTGCAGCTGGTTATGTTAATGGATTATATTCGATAATAATAGGCATAGCATCTGGAAGTATTCCTTGGTTAGCTCTATATAAGCTAGAACCAAAATTAAAGGTTGATGATACTTTAGGTGTATTTTCTACTCATGGAATAGCTGGCATACTAGGTGGTTTATTAACTGGTATATTTGCTGATCCTGCTGTAACTGTGTATATTGATCCAGGACTACATGGTGCTCTGTATGGAAATTGGTATCAGTTGGGTATACAAGCAGCAGCTGCAGCTGTAGTATTTGTTTATGATTTTGCTATAACTTTTGGTTTGCTTAAACTAATTGGATTATTCATTCCATTGAGAGCCTCGCCAGATACTTTACAAATAGGAGACTATGCTATGCATGGTGAGGTTGCTTATTCTGAGCTATTAGCTACATTACCTACTCAACAAGGTGAGGAAGAGAAAAAAGAAGTAGTTGAAAAGACTCAAAAAGATGATGAGACTAACGAAGGTAAATAAGTCTTTTTTTCCTCTTTTGGTTTTTTCCAATTTCTATTTTTCAGAGCTGCAATGTATCTTCACTAGTCTAGCCGCCCATCGATCATCATTTTATATGGACCGACCGGGATTTGAACCCGGGACCTCCTGGGTGCGAGCCAGGCACTCTTCCAGGCTGAGCTATCGGCCCATTATTTACTTATTCTTCTTTTTGCTTATTACTTTTTCTGTTCTACTTAGTGCATATCTACCAAGTGATATTATTCCTATTACTATTCCTATTCCTATGAGATATGTTAATGTTATTGTTTCTGTGAATACTCCTATTATAATTTCTCTCAATAAGAAAGAAATTGTTGCATCCATTACGTAAATTACGCTTCTTCCTTTTCCTCTAAAGAAGTCTACTACGCTTAGATATATTTCAAAGAATATTATTATTAATAATGAGTTTTCTAATATTATTGTAGCTTCTTCTAATAGGCCTTGTGGAATAGATTGTATTGCTTGAATTATAACGAATATGAAAACTAATGCTAGTCCAACGAATAATAAGGCTTGAACTATTACTGAGGCTATCTTTATTATATTTTCTGGTGTAATTATTTTTCTGATTAGTTTTTTGTACTCGTTCAATTTTTTATTATCTAGTCTTTT
This genomic window from Acidianus manzaensis contains:
- a CDS encoding MBL fold metallo-hydrolase — translated: MSYHLKILGGGQEVGRSAIEVAGPDGSVILDYGVNFNLDDTPNFPLQELPSAVKGFVVSHAHLDHVGALPIYQISTTKPLFGTGITKEIGELILKDFLKLSGARVPYEWVEVKKTMDNFNTINYGQEFDLASFKIVTSSAGHIPGSAITVVKSDKGDIAYTGDINIANTKLMKPAEIEIMKDARVIITEATYGKFNHPKRQSVEDEFYKSVIEVLEEGGTVLVPAFSLSRSQEILSLLAERNIEYPVYYDGMVKKIMEIMINNKQYINNYDALKKAYNEFHYVDGWKDRNRAWKSNGVIVASAGMLKGGPAVYYFKKLSENPKNALFLVSYQADNTPGRKLLELGKFDENSPLLKARLQLFDFSSHAGKDQLLQILKASRNLEKVIIEHSSADSAQVFAEYVKQELGVEVLVPENGQEIQL
- a CDS encoding nascent polypeptide-associated complex protein; this encodes MAKISQKDLKNLQRMGIKAENIDAIRVTIETKDELIIIESPIVMKTSVMGQEAILVSGGQTRTEKKAEESNKVEIKEEDVKFVMEQTGKSESEVREALAKTNGDIASAIMLLTGQGS
- a CDS encoding helix-turn-helix domain-containing protein, giving the protein MSNSYVIELIGKRIVGDIVWSSNIGLSMKKWREMFGISQKELATHLGISQTVIANYENNRRQPGSGFIKKFVEGLIEIDEKRGFKIITELSKAFTLNFPFILDMRDFETPITYDDLIIAIDGIPLNTTINLSKIYGFVVVNSLEAITSLSGMEFYQFLSLIFNKVIIFTKVSSGRSPMIALKISPVKPKIVVFHKPLRMDPLAIDLADKEGINIIVSIKKDEDELLKSLKTLGQLKA
- a CDS encoding pyridoxal-phosphate dependent enzyme, which produces MKVVCMRCGKEREGYELRCKRCGGPFKVDIEDLSFSKNLRENFPYVKNWISLGEWNTPMIKGNNLFFKLDFLNPTGSYKDRGSTTLISYLAQNGIKKISEDSSGNAGASIAAYGAVAGMDVSVFVPSSSRGTKLKQIESYGAKVVKVNGSREDVASAAENSGYYYASHVLQPYFRDGIRSLAYEIGISMNFESDFSVYLPTSAGTLLLGVYEGFMHLVSQGLMKDMPRLVSVQTEQVMPLCAKVNHLEYKPPERVTSIADALVSTSPFLLNEMESVIRKYGDCIVVNDNEIIDAWKDLARKGLLVEYSSATTLAGYYKDKAEKSILILTGSGLKSIQ
- a CDS encoding ammonium transporter — protein: MERKTLLKILSISIFVIPILFTIHSFSQSVSQSIASLNQSIAALNNRTADYPAASVPSWLSLGSNSWMLTAATFVGLQSVPGVALYYAGLSKKKYAVNSALMVFYAFAAVLIVWMIAGYNFGFGKPTLEINGYGILGTPLPAWPGTYEASQTIYGPSNSPIDIPTSTYIFFQFVFAAITPVLLAGGVLERMNFKAWMVFVPFWSLLVYSPVAYWLFAGGWLNQLGAVDFSGGYVIHVDAGVGALAAALAVGPRLASDRKLEAHSLPLILAGAGLIWLGWDGFNGGDPGGATIDAGIAVLNTNIATAASAITWMLMDMAFFKKPTLVGATSGAITGLVAITPAAGYVNGLYSIIIGIASGSIPWLALYKLEPKLKVDDTLGVFSTHGIAGILGGLLTGIFADPAVTVYIDPGLHGALYGNWYQLGIQAAAAAVVFVYDFAITFGLLKLIGLFIPLRASPDTLQIGDYAMHGEVAYSELLATLPTQQGEEEKKEVVEKTQKDDETNEGK
- a CDS encoding phosphate-starvation-inducible PsiE family protein — its product is MHDNADKKRLDNKKLNEYKKLIRKIITPENIIKIASVIVQALLFVGLALVFIFVIIQAIQSIPQGLLEEATIILENSLLIIIFFEIYLSVVDFFRGKGRSVIYVMDATISFLLREIIIGVFTETITLTYLIGIGIVIGIISLGRYALSRTEKVISKKKNK